A region of Acidimicrobiia bacterium DNA encodes the following proteins:
- the selB gene encoding selenocysteine-specific translation elongation factor — translation MHVVATAGHVDHGKSTLVKALTGTDPDRFAEEKSRGLTIDLGFASTELPSGAILSLVDVPGHVRFIKNMLAGVGAVEACLFVVAATEGWKPQSEEHLRILQLLGLNHGVIALTKVGLCDPDLVELAQLEIEDQVVGTFLEGAPVIAVDALTGVGVDDLRHALDALLLATPAVADQNRPRLWVDRAFAAKGAGTVVTGTLTGGTLQADDHLVLLPQESEVRVRSLQSHHAEHASIGPGSRCAVNLVGVSHDEVKRGDVLVRQNQWWTTTVFDASLQVLAALSHPVSRRGAFVAYLGAGEHPVRMRILGPDGLTPGQMGSVRIFLPEALPLLPGDRFILRESGRSETIGGGQVLDVDPQEKASTAQPDQSVDRVIKQRRWVSVEELEKLTGVRRPADVDHWVVDPVALHETLERVRSALEQAGPLGLELSSLSEYDRAAAGLLDEVTQEAGRLVPADAVDPLADHPFVALLAAAPFVPPAPDQVDRGELRELVRRGDVVEQDGVFFAATAIDQAAQLAAALLQQHPEGFTVSAFREAAGNTRKHALPLLACLDGTGKTRRRGDVRIAGPRLPEVKTKR, via the coding sequence ATGCACGTTGTCGCCACCGCCGGTCACGTAGACCATGGCAAGTCAACTTTAGTTAAAGCGCTCACCGGCACCGACCCCGATCGGTTTGCCGAAGAAAAATCACGCGGTTTAACCATTGATTTGGGTTTTGCTTCAACCGAATTACCGTCGGGCGCCATCCTGTCGCTAGTTGATGTGCCCGGCCATGTGCGGTTTATTAAAAACATGTTGGCTGGGGTAGGTGCCGTAGAAGCTTGTCTCTTTGTGGTGGCAGCCACCGAAGGGTGGAAACCACAGTCCGAAGAGCATTTACGCATTCTCCAACTCTTAGGGCTCAACCATGGGGTGATCGCCCTTACTAAAGTTGGGCTCTGCGACCCTGATTTAGTGGAGCTGGCGCAACTCGAAATAGAAGACCAAGTAGTGGGCACTTTTTTAGAAGGCGCCCCGGTTATCGCCGTTGATGCGCTCACCGGGGTGGGGGTAGATGACCTTCGCCACGCCTTAGACGCTCTGTTGCTGGCCACCCCAGCAGTGGCCGACCAAAACCGGCCCCGTCTGTGGGTTGACCGAGCTTTTGCCGCTAAAGGGGCCGGCACCGTAGTAACCGGCACCTTGACCGGTGGCACCCTGCAAGCCGACGACCACCTCGTTTTGTTGCCCCAAGAAAGCGAGGTGCGGGTCAGGTCTCTACAAAGTCATCATGCTGAACATGCCTCCATAGGCCCCGGCAGTCGTTGTGCAGTGAACTTGGTGGGGGTAAGCCATGATGAAGTAAAGCGCGGCGACGTGTTGGTGCGCCAAAACCAATGGTGGACCACCACGGTGTTCGATGCTTCACTGCAGGTGCTTGCTGCCTTAAGCCATCCGGTGTCTCGGCGAGGGGCCTTTGTGGCTTATCTGGGGGCTGGCGAACACCCGGTACGCATGCGTATTTTGGGCCCCGATGGGCTAACCCCCGGGCAAATGGGTTCCGTGCGTATCTTTTTACCCGAAGCCTTGCCTTTGCTTCCCGGTGACCGATTTATTTTGCGAGAAAGCGGACGCTCCGAAACCATCGGAGGCGGTCAGGTGCTTGACGTTGACCCTCAAGAAAAAGCTTCTACCGCTCAACCCGACCAATCTGTTGACCGGGTGATCAAACAACGCCGTTGGGTGAGCGTAGAAGAGTTGGAAAAACTTACCGGTGTACGCCGACCGGCCGACGTTGACCACTGGGTTGTTGATCCGGTGGCCTTACACGAAACTCTGGAACGAGTACGGAGCGCTCTGGAACAAGCCGGGCCATTAGGGCTAGAACTCTCGTCGCTTAGTGAGTACGACCGGGCCGCGGCCGGGTTGTTAGACGAAGTAACCCAAGAAGCCGGCCGGTTGGTGCCCGCTGATGCTGTTGACCCGTTAGCCGATCACCCCTTTGTGGCCTTGCTGGCCGCGGCCCCTTTTGTCCCTCCAGCCCCTGACCAGGTAGACCGAGGAGAGTTGCGAGAGTTAGTGCGTCGCGGCGATGTGGTGGAACAAGACGGCGTATTTTTTGCCGCCACAGCCATCGACCAAGCGGCACAACTGGCAGCCGCGTTGCTCCAACAACACCCAGAGGGTTTCACCGTGTCGGCTTTTCGTGAGGCAGCCGGAAACACTCGTAAACATGCTTTGCCGCTACTTGCTTGCCTGGACGGGACCGGAAAAACCCGGCGGCGAGGCGACGTTCGTATCGCCGGGCCTCGCTTACCAGAAGTTAAAACTAAGCGCTAA
- a CDS encoding WhiB family transcriptional regulator, with amino-acid sequence MVTHYESGSWQDNAGCRGPKSDQFFPPIKGERRQEKRDREVRAKNICAHCVVLGQCLDYALSVREVHGIWGGTSGPERRIMMGLSA; translated from the coding sequence ATGGTGACGCACTATGAATCAGGCAGTTGGCAAGACAATGCGGGTTGCCGCGGGCCAAAATCTGACCAGTTTTTTCCGCCTATTAAAGGGGAACGACGCCAGGAGAAACGTGACCGTGAAGTAAGGGCCAAAAATATTTGTGCCCACTGTGTGGTGCTCGGCCAATGCTTAGATTACGCCTTAAGCGTTCGTGAAGTACACGGTATTTGGGGTGGCACCAGTGGCCCCGAACGCCGAATAATGATGGGGCTTAGCGCTTAG
- a CDS encoding anti-sigma factor antagonist: MLEINVEHHDGYVSCRPVGELDAYTVAQFREALTELAEHRFILIELSDVPFMDSAGLGALIGGIRRARDNDGDVAVACNREALTRLLHTTGFDRIVPVCETVEEAVVALTDSAGQ; encoded by the coding sequence GTGCTTGAAATTAATGTTGAACACCATGATGGTTACGTTTCGTGTCGCCCAGTAGGCGAACTTGATGCTTACACCGTGGCGCAATTCCGCGAGGCTCTCACCGAGCTAGCGGAGCACCGCTTTATTTTGATTGAACTCTCCGATGTCCCGTTTATGGATTCAGCCGGCCTGGGAGCGCTCATCGGCGGCATTCGCCGAGCTCGCGACAATGACGGTGATGTGGCCGTGGCTTGCAACCGAGAGGCCTTAACCCGTCTTCTGCACACCACCGGCTTTGACCGCATTGTGCCGGTGTGTGAAACCGTTGAAGAAGCGGTGGTAGCTCTCACCGATTCTGCCGGCCAATAA
- a CDS encoding response regulator has protein sequence MRTARSNCVHFRPLPSFSMGVQNVLLLATEADHIHREVDAAVGGTYRVLRVRAGADVRAAVIEHDPAVVVLDLQIGNMGGMATCLDLRLEGRAGRIPTQRVVLLLDRDADVFLAKQAEADQWQVKPIDPLALRRLLTVEPVAS, from the coding sequence ATGCGCACCGCGCGAAGCAACTGCGTCCATTTTCGCCCGCTACCCTCTTTTTCTATGGGCGTTCAAAATGTACTTTTATTGGCCACCGAAGCCGACCACATTCACCGCGAAGTTGATGCCGCGGTCGGGGGAACGTACCGAGTGTTACGAGTACGAGCCGGAGCCGACGTGCGTGCGGCGGTCATTGAACACGACCCAGCGGTCGTAGTGCTCGACCTACAAATCGGCAACATGGGCGGCATGGCCACTTGTTTGGATCTTCGCCTTGAAGGCCGAGCCGGACGCATCCCCACACAGCGGGTGGTCTTATTGTTGGACCGAGACGCTGACGTGTTTTTAGCTAAGCAAGCCGAAGCAGACCAATGGCAGGTCAAGCCCATCGACCCCCTGGCTTTACGTCGCTTGCTGACCGTCGAACCGGTGGCTTCCTAA
- a CDS encoding XRE family transcriptional regulator has product MSEAPIPGPLLRQRRKELKWTLDDLAAHSGVSRSMVSQIERSETNPTFATLWNLTQALNIDFSDLTTPTAEPPKNSIETTSADRTPLIQADENRVSLRILSPPDLSGKTEWYELTFQPNGHLASTPHSTGTIEHLTVLSGQLTIEAGEATQYLDQGTTGRYPADLNHHIRNLGKTTATALLVVLAGGTP; this is encoded by the coding sequence ATGTCGGAAGCACCAATCCCTGGCCCTCTCCTCCGGCAACGCCGTAAAGAACTCAAATGGACCCTTGACGACCTCGCCGCCCACAGTGGTGTTTCACGCTCCATGGTGAGCCAAATAGAACGCAGCGAAACAAACCCCACCTTCGCCACCCTCTGGAACCTCACCCAAGCCTTAAATATTGACTTCAGCGACCTCACCACCCCAACCGCTGAACCGCCAAAAAACTCCATCGAAACAACCTCCGCCGACCGCACTCCACTTATACAAGCCGACGAAAATCGTGTCTCCTTGCGCATCTTGAGCCCCCCTGACCTGAGCGGAAAAACCGAATGGTACGAACTCACCTTTCAACCCAACGGGCACCTCGCCTCAACCCCCCACAGCACCGGCACCATTGAGCACCTCACCGTCTTAAGCGGCCAACTCACCATCGAAGCCGGGGAGGCCACCCAATACCTTGACCAAGGAACAACCGGTCGGTACCCCGCTGACCTCAACCACCACATTCGGAATTTAGGAAAAACAACCGCCACCGCCCTCTTAGTAGTGCTGGCCGGAGGAACACCATGA
- a CDS encoding glycine C-acetyltransferase, which produces MSRTNFYQRIDQELVDIRQEGLWKTERPITSPQGGTVSVAHAGPVLNLCANNYLGLASHPDIEQAAVEAIAKYGFGMASVRFICGTLDLHREVEHDLANYLGTEDTILFGSCFDANGALFEALLGPDDAIISDSLNHASIIDGIRLSKARRYRFNTRDLNHLEEQLQNAKTEGTGQTLIVTDGVFSMDGYLADLAGICQLADQYQALVMVDDCHATGLLGPDGRGTPALAGVVDRIDIVSSTLGKALGGGMGGFIAARKNVTDLLRQRARPYLFSNALAPALLGGAQAALTLVRNGDPLRQQLHANAQQFRTAMTKAGFTLSGQGHPIIPVMIGEAAQAAALANHLFEQGVYVTAFSYPVVPHGTARIRTQMNSAHSSADIDQVVSAFVDAAQHLKILAPPA; this is translated from the coding sequence ATGAGTCGTACCAACTTTTACCAACGCATTGACCAAGAACTAGTCGATATCCGCCAAGAAGGCCTCTGGAAAACCGAACGCCCCATTACCTCGCCGCAAGGCGGAACCGTTTCAGTTGCCCACGCCGGGCCGGTACTCAACCTCTGTGCTAACAACTACCTCGGGTTGGCCAGCCACCCCGACATTGAACAGGCCGCCGTTGAAGCCATAGCCAAATACGGGTTCGGCATGGCTTCGGTGCGTTTCATCTGCGGCACCTTGGACCTTCACCGAGAAGTTGAACACGACCTCGCCAACTATCTCGGGACCGAAGACACCATCTTGTTTGGCTCCTGTTTTGACGCCAACGGAGCCCTCTTTGAAGCCCTGCTAGGCCCCGACGATGCCATCATCTCCGACTCCCTCAATCACGCCTCAATAATTGACGGCATCCGCCTCAGCAAAGCCCGTCGCTACCGCTTTAATACTCGCGACCTCAACCATCTCGAAGAGCAACTCCAAAACGCAAAAACAGAAGGGACCGGCCAAACACTCATCGTCACCGACGGCGTTTTTTCAATGGATGGATACCTCGCCGACCTGGCCGGCATCTGCCAACTCGCTGACCAATACCAGGCCCTCGTCATGGTTGACGACTGCCACGCCACCGGCCTCCTCGGCCCCGACGGACGCGGCACCCCTGCTCTGGCCGGGGTAGTAGACCGCATAGACATTGTCAGCAGCACCCTCGGCAAAGCCCTAGGAGGCGGCATGGGCGGGTTTATCGCCGCCCGAAAAAACGTCACCGACCTCTTGCGCCAACGAGCCCGGCCCTACCTGTTTTCAAATGCTCTAGCCCCCGCGCTGCTCGGCGGCGCCCAAGCAGCGCTCACTCTGGTGCGCAACGGAGACCCACTGCGTCAACAACTCCACGCCAATGCTCAACAGTTTCGTACCGCCATGACCAAAGCCGGTTTTACCCTCAGCGGGCAGGGCCACCCCATAATCCCCGTCATGATCGGTGAAGCTGCCCAAGCAGCAGCACTAGCCAACCACCTCTTCGAGCAAGGGGTTTACGTCACGGCATTTTCTTACCCAGTAGTCCCCCACGGAACGGCCCGCATACGCACCCAGATGAACTCCGCTCATAGCAGCGCCGACATTGACCAAGTGGTCTCGGCTTTCGTCGATGCCGCTCAGCACCTCAAAATTTTGGCTCCTCCCGCATGA
- a CDS encoding L-threonine 3-dehydrogenase, translated as MKALVKLHSEPGLWLQEVPKPQPEPHEVLIKVNLAAICGTDLHIFQWDNWAQENIDPPVTVGHEFVGTIVETGNQVTGLAIGTRVVGEGHIVCGTCRNCRAGRNHFCRATQGVGIHRNGGFAEYVTIPATNAYPIPDSISDETAAILDPLGNAVHTALSFDLVGEDVLITGAGPIGQMAAAICRHAGARHIVITDLQDRRLQTAQQMGATRTVNPTKESLSDVMSELNMAEGFDIALEMSGSPAALADLIKHTVHGGQVGLLGLFSQSATMDLNQIIFKGLTIKGIYGREMFDTWYKAVAMLNSGLDVSPVISHRFALTDYQEAFATLQSGEASKIILEIG; from the coding sequence ATGAAAGCTTTAGTAAAACTTCACTCCGAACCCGGGCTCTGGCTTCAAGAAGTGCCTAAACCTCAGCCAGAACCCCACGAGGTTTTAATAAAAGTCAACCTGGCCGCCATTTGCGGCACCGACCTCCATATTTTTCAATGGGACAACTGGGCGCAAGAAAACATTGACCCACCGGTCACCGTAGGCCACGAATTTGTGGGCACGATTGTAGAAACCGGCAACCAGGTAACGGGCCTCGCCATAGGCACCCGAGTAGTCGGCGAAGGACACATCGTGTGCGGAACCTGCCGCAACTGCCGGGCCGGCCGCAACCACTTCTGCCGGGCCACCCAAGGAGTTGGCATACACCGCAACGGGGGCTTCGCAGAATACGTGACTATTCCCGCCACCAACGCCTACCCCATACCCGACAGCATCTCCGACGAAACCGCCGCCATCTTGGACCCCCTTGGCAACGCAGTACACACCGCTCTCTCCTTTGACTTAGTAGGAGAAGACGTGCTCATCACCGGCGCCGGACCCATCGGCCAAATGGCCGCCGCAATATGTCGCCACGCCGGAGCCCGCCACATTGTCATCACCGACCTTCAAGACCGGCGCCTCCAAACCGCTCAACAAATGGGAGCTACCCGCACCGTCAACCCCACAAAAGAATCGCTGAGCGACGTCATGAGTGAACTCAACATGGCCGAAGGCTTTGACATCGCTCTCGAAATGTCGGGCAGCCCGGCCGCCCTTGCTGACCTCATCAAACACACGGTGCATGGTGGACAAGTTGGCCTGCTGGGGCTCTTTAGCCAATCAGCCACCATGGATCTCAACCAAATCATCTTCAAGGGCCTCACCATAAAGGGCATCTACGGGCGAGAAATGTTTGACACTTGGTACAAAGCAGTAGCCATGCTCAACTCAGGTCTTGATGTATCCCCAGTCATCAGCCACCGTTTTGCCCTCACCGATTACCAAGAGGCTTTCGCCACCTTGCAATCAGGGGAAGCCAGCAAAATCATTTTAGAAATCGGGTAA
- a CDS encoding phosphonate monoester hydrolase: MAKRPNILLVTLDQWRGDCLSSAGHPMVQTPHLDAFAAQGVHFGAHYAQATPCGPSRASLLTGTYLHTNRVVFNGTPLDAGLTNLALEARAGGYDPQLFGYTDTTVDPRTVPEGDPLLSNYEGDLPGFTVALGLHDDRADWYLWLEQQGYDIADRERFLHPIDELLPEGRGPSWPPTVFEAEETETAFVVDRVIEHLSDLPEPWFVHVSILRPHPPWTVPAPYNDLHDPAEVPEVIPVGDDSHPFLQELSAWHFGLAVEDDFERRQVQATYYGMVAEVDHQMGRLLAALQPVEDHTVVAITSDHGELMGDHGLFSKLGFHDQAFHIPLLLRLPGVNAQAGLVVEEFTENVDVMPTLLDLAGLPIPEQCQGHSLRPFLEKGRAEGWRTAVHWEFDFRVFARTLGLPLEDCHLMVERTRSQKLVSFSGYPNLFFDLTVDPGEQRPLLEHLELSKAEASLAAWRPSPIFSELVNRLATPKGMITLRDPEGELPDF, translated from the coding sequence ATGGCTAAGCGACCGAACATTCTTTTGGTGACCCTAGATCAATGGCGAGGCGATTGTTTAAGTTCGGCTGGTCACCCCATGGTGCAAACTCCTCATTTGGATGCTTTTGCCGCTCAAGGGGTTCATTTTGGTGCTCATTATGCCCAAGCCACCCCGTGTGGGCCGAGCCGTGCTTCGCTCCTTACGGGGACTTATTTGCATACCAATCGAGTGGTTTTTAACGGCACCCCGTTGGACGCTGGTCTTACTAACTTGGCCTTAGAGGCTCGGGCGGGGGGTTACGACCCACAACTGTTTGGTTACACCGATACTACGGTTGATCCACGCACGGTCCCTGAAGGCGACCCGCTTTTGTCAAACTACGAGGGAGACCTCCCGGGTTTTACCGTGGCTTTGGGTTTACATGATGATCGCGCCGACTGGTACCTCTGGTTAGAGCAGCAGGGCTACGACATTGCTGACCGGGAGCGTTTTTTGCATCCCATTGATGAGCTTTTGCCGGAGGGCCGTGGGCCGAGTTGGCCGCCCACGGTTTTTGAAGCGGAAGAAACGGAAACCGCTTTTGTGGTGGATCGGGTTATTGAGCATTTGTCTGATTTACCTGAGCCTTGGTTCGTCCATGTTTCTATTTTGCGCCCGCATCCTCCGTGGACGGTTCCGGCCCCTTATAACGATTTGCATGATCCAGCGGAGGTTCCTGAAGTGATTCCGGTGGGTGATGACAGTCACCCGTTTCTTCAAGAGTTGTCTGCTTGGCATTTTGGTTTGGCCGTTGAGGATGATTTTGAGCGACGCCAGGTGCAGGCCACTTATTACGGCATGGTGGCGGAGGTTGATCATCAAATGGGCCGCTTGTTGGCTGCTCTGCAACCGGTGGAGGACCACACGGTGGTGGCCATTACTTCTGATCATGGTGAGTTGATGGGTGATCACGGGTTGTTTTCTAAGTTGGGTTTTCATGATCAGGCTTTTCATATCCCGTTGTTGTTGCGTTTGCCCGGGGTAAATGCTCAAGCCGGCTTGGTGGTCGAGGAGTTCACCGAAAACGTTGATGTGATGCCTACCTTGTTGGATCTCGCCGGCTTGCCTATCCCTGAGCAGTGTCAGGGGCATTCCTTGCGCCCGTTTTTAGAAAAAGGTCGGGCTGAAGGTTGGCGGACCGCTGTTCATTGGGAGTTTGATTTTCGGGTGTTTGCTCGCACCCTGGGCTTGCCGTTGGAGGACTGCCATCTGATGGTGGAGCGCACCCGCAGCCAAAAGTTGGTGTCTTTTAGCGGGTATCCCAACCTATTTTTTGACTTGACCGTCGACCCTGGCGAACAGCGCCCTTTGCTTGAACACCTGGAGTTGAGTAAAGCGGAAGCTTCTTTGGCCGCTTGGCGCCCATCCCCTATTTTTAGCGAACTGGTGAATCGACTGGCTACTCCTAAAGGCATGATTACCTTGAGGGACCCCGAGGGCGAGTTACCCGATTTCTAA
- a CDS encoding DMT family transporter — MLFFKIWPVLHLNKSPTSGVTNKRYPVPCCFVTQKLGLYISKKDHLGAHPGQRFKRRIKIVGFFSTYLCLAPIGIFGHRTILHQVEHPHRAIFWTGRSSQSTGVVAVDLSVTWIFCHRPTLDNHFTATRVRPMKRFSLPRSGRNLGLLMAGTGMFLVSTDSLLVRVAQPSSGWTISFMGGVWSTPIIAFIARKKYGNQLVNEIRKHGRLLVVTGLLSALSTTAFVMAVTLTAAANVVAIIAAAPILAAVIARLAINEHASARTWRSIGLTTVGIVVIVGGAMAKGGVGGDLLALVAITGFAVNLTIWRRHPNLPRILVVLAAAVSTALITAIPAQPFSMDVETLWATLIMGAFFGPLARFLLASATQHAPAAEVSLFTPVETVCATAWVWIFFDEPPTTTTVLGALVVIAAVTYGITGPAAEMAPEPNPHP, encoded by the coding sequence ATGCTTTTCTTTAAAATCTGGCCGGTCCTGCATCTCAATAAAAGCCCGACGAGTGGGGTAACGAACAAGCGCTACCCGGTCCCATGTTGTTTCGTCACCCAAAAGTTGGGTCTCTACATCAGCAAAAAAGACCACCTCGGCGCCCACCCCGGCCAACGCTTCAAAAGGAGAATAAAGATTGTCGGCTTTTTCTCCACTTATCTCTGTTTGGCGCCCATCGGCATATTCGGCCACCGGACGATACTTCATCAAGTTGAGCATCCACACCGGGCCATCTTCTGGACTGGGCGTAGTAGCCAATCGACGGGTGTAGTTGCTGTCGACTTGTCCGTAACTTGGATTTTCTGCCATAGGCCAACCCTAGACAATCACTTCACGGCCACTAGAGTCCGGCCGATGAAACGCTTTTCTCTTCCTCGGTCGGGTCGCAACCTCGGATTATTAATGGCCGGAACCGGCATGTTTTTAGTTTCTACCGACTCACTGCTGGTACGGGTAGCGCAACCCTCAAGTGGTTGGACCATTTCATTCATGGGCGGCGTGTGGTCAACCCCGATTATCGCTTTCATTGCCCGAAAAAAATATGGCAATCAACTAGTAAACGAAATCCGCAAACACGGGCGTTTGCTCGTGGTTACTGGCCTCTTAAGCGCCCTAAGCACCACCGCTTTCGTGATGGCCGTCACCCTGACCGCCGCAGCCAACGTGGTGGCTATCATCGCCGCCGCACCCATTTTGGCTGCCGTCATTGCCCGCCTCGCCATTAACGAACACGCCAGCGCTCGTACCTGGCGATCAATTGGCCTCACCACAGTGGGCATCGTGGTCATCGTCGGCGGAGCCATGGCTAAAGGAGGGGTCGGCGGGGATCTGCTGGCCCTGGTAGCTATTACCGGTTTCGCCGTGAACCTCACCATCTGGCGCCGCCACCCCAACCTCCCGCGTATTTTGGTAGTACTGGCAGCAGCAGTTTCTACCGCCCTCATCACGGCCATCCCCGCTCAGCCATTTTCCATGGACGTTGAGACGCTATGGGCCACCTTAATCATGGGTGCTTTTTTTGGTCCGCTGGCCCGATTTTTGTTGGCCAGCGCCACCCAACATGCACCGGCCGCGGAAGTCAGCCTCTTTACCCCAGTCGAAACCGTCTGCGCTACCGCATGGGTATGGATTTTCTTCGATGAACCGCCAACCACCACCACGGTGCTCGGTGCATTGGTTGTTATCGCGGCCGTCACCTACGGCATCACCGGCCCCGCCGCCGAAATGGCGCCCGAACCAAACCCCCACCCCTAA
- a CDS encoding pyrophosphohydrolase, giving the protein MELQQLQDLMENLYGEADRDRGLAPTVAWLCEEVGELAQAVRKGTPEQQLHELGDVLAWVASLANQLDLSLEEALQRYVTNPP; this is encoded by the coding sequence GTGGAACTCCAACAATTACAAGACCTCATGGAAAACCTTTACGGCGAAGCCGACAGAGATCGCGGCTTAGCCCCCACGGTGGCCTGGCTATGTGAAGAAGTCGGCGAATTGGCCCAAGCAGTGCGCAAAGGAACCCCCGAACAACAACTCCACGAACTGGGCGACGTGTTGGCCTGGGTCGCCAGTTTGGCCAACCAACTTGACCTCTCCTTAGAAGAAGCCCTCCAACGCTACGTCACCAACCCCCCATAA
- a CDS encoding aspartate-semialdehyde dehydrogenase, with translation MDSFSVNVAVVGATGQVGSVIRDLLEARDFPVGDLRFFASSRSAGTVLPWRDRQIVVEDVATADWSGIDIALASAGKTASLEYSPVMAAAGITVIDNSSGWRNDPEVPLVVPEVNPQALDVIPKGIVANPNCTTMAAMPVLAPLHAEAGLVSLVIATYQAVSGAGLAGVDELAAQVEAVLADAPALTHDGRAVEFPASSSFPRTIAFNVIPLAGSLVDDGSGETDEEQKLRNESRRILGIEDLLVSGTCVRVPVFTGHSLSIHARFARPLGAERATELLASAPGVALADVPTPLDAAGIDPTIVGRIRNDETAVNGLALFLSGDNLRKGAALNTIQIAEEIIARRSQ, from the coding sequence ATGGATTCTTTTTCAGTAAATGTCGCAGTTGTGGGGGCCACCGGTCAGGTCGGTTCGGTTATCCGCGACCTTTTGGAGGCTCGTGATTTTCCGGTAGGGGATTTGAGGTTTTTTGCTTCGTCCCGGTCGGCGGGCACGGTGTTGCCTTGGCGCGACCGCCAGATTGTGGTCGAAGATGTGGCCACGGCGGATTGGTCGGGTATTGATATTGCTTTGGCTAGTGCCGGTAAAACGGCTTCGTTGGAGTATTCGCCTGTTATGGCGGCGGCCGGTATCACGGTGATTGATAATTCGTCGGGGTGGCGTAACGACCCAGAGGTGCCGTTGGTGGTGCCTGAAGTGAACCCGCAGGCTTTAGATGTTATTCCTAAAGGCATTGTGGCGAACCCCAATTGCACCACTATGGCGGCGATGCCGGTGTTGGCTCCGTTGCATGCGGAAGCGGGTTTGGTTTCGTTGGTGATTGCGACTTATCAGGCGGTCTCCGGTGCTGGTTTGGCGGGGGTTGATGAGTTGGCTGCCCAGGTGGAGGCCGTGTTGGCTGATGCTCCGGCGCTTACTCATGATGGGCGTGCGGTGGAGTTTCCGGCGTCGTCGTCTTTTCCTCGGACTATTGCTTTTAATGTGATTCCGTTGGCGGGGTCGCTGGTTGATGATGGCTCTGGCGAAACAGATGAGGAACAAAAGCTTCGCAATGAGAGTCGCCGTATTTTGGGTATTGAGGATCTTTTGGTTTCGGGTACTTGTGTGCGGGTACCGGTGTTTACTGGCCACTCGTTATCTATACACGCTCGGTTCGCTCGGCCGTTGGGTGCTGAGCGGGCGACAGAGTTGTTGGCCAGCGCTCCGGGGGTGGCCTTGGCTGACGTGCCGACTCCGTTGGATGCGGCGGGCATTGACCCGACCATCGTGGGCCGTATCCGTAATGACGAAACAGCAGTAAACGGTTTGGCTTTATTTTTGTCTGGCGACAACCTTCGCAAGGGCGCAGCGCTGAACACCATTCAGATAGCCGAAGAGATCATCGCCCGCCGCTCGCAATAA